TTTGGTGAAGCTGCTGGGGCGGTTGGTGAACCATCCCGAGCAGAAAAATGGACTGGTCTTTGACCTGATTCCCCCTGGCTATGGCGTGCTGGCGGGGCCGCCCAATCTGGATACCTGCACCCGCGATACCTATCCTGCGGAGCAAACATTTTCCCTACCAGCGATTCTGGCGACGGTGCAGGGAGTTGCTTCGGCGGCGGCGCGGCTCCATGCTAGGGGCATTCTCCATGGCGATCTCTATCCCCACAACACCTTAGTGAATGAGCAGGGAGAGAGTTTGCTGAGCGATTTTGGCGCGGCCTCCTTTTATGATCCGACAGATGCAGTTTTTGGCGATGCTCTAGAACATCTGGAGGTGCGAGCCTTTGGCTGTTTGTTGGAGGATTTGTTAACCCGATGCACCCTTGATGCTTTATCTTCCTACGAAGATTGCATTGACGATCTGCATCACCTACAGCAGGCTTGCGTTAATCCCAAGCCCGCCTACCGTCCATCTTTTGAGGATATTGAACAAACCCTCGCTCATCTGGCCGCGTCTCAAGAGCTAAATCGAATCTTGAGATAATCATCTTCCATCTTAGCTCCGGAGGGCTTCAGGGCAGCTAGGGCTTGAGGTAGTACCAGATTACGGCGATGGTTGCCGATGCGAATATTCAGCTCGTCGCCGGTTTTGCTCAGGTCTACCTTATCTTTGGGAATGCCGGGCAAATACACTTCAAGGCTGTATTGATTCTCCTCTTGCACCACCCGAAGCGTAGTTTCTTTGTAATAGACCTGGGTGGGATCTTCGGAGCCGTAGATCGTTTCTTTGAGGCGATCGAGGGCTTCTAGACCACACATTTCTTCGGAATAGAGCGGTACTTCCTTGACTGGCAGGGGATGGAAGTTGTCGTGAATCTCGCGGCGATACTGCTCTTGATTCTCTTTCCACCGTTTGAAAAAGGGATCGGTGACTTCATCGGGAATGATCCGATTGGCCACCACCATATCGGTGGCCACGTTATAGAGACTTAGGTAAGCATGGGCGCGCAGAGATTCCTTGATCACCATTTTTTCGGGATTGGTCACCAAGCGTACCGAGGTTTTGGTATTGTCGGTCAGCACCTTTTCCAGCGCTTCAATCTGTTCATAAAATTCGTAGGGTGCGTCCATCACCTCTTGGTTGGGTAGGGAGAAGCCAGCGATGGGGCGAAAGAACGGCTCCACCAAGGGACGCAGGGCCACGGAGACGGCCTGGAGCGGTTTATAGAAGCGACGCATATACCAACCGGCGACTTCCGGTAGGCTCAGGAGCCGTAGGGCAGTGCCGGTGGGGGCTGAGTCGATAATCAACACATCAAACTCGCCTTCGTCATAGTGGCGCTTCATGCGCACTAGGCTAAAAATTTCATCCATGCCGGGTAAGATCGCCAACTCCTCGGCTTCAACCCCTTCTAGCCCTCGTGCCTGTAGGACTTGGGTAATATAGCGCTTCACAGCTCCCCAGTTGCCTTCTAGCTCCATCAACGCATCCAGTTCCGCTCCCCAAAGATTGGGACGCACCAGGGTGGGATCGTGGGATAGCTCTAGGTCAAAGCTGTCGGCTAGGGAATGGGCGGGATCGGTGCTCAAGACTAGGGTTTTGTACCCGAGTTCTGCACAGCGGAGGCCGGTGGCAGCCGCAACCGAGGTTTTGCCAACGCCGCCCTTACCGGTCATCAAAATTACGCGCATGGAGTTCCGAACCTTTCCTGAGGATGAGAAACGTTTACATTTGTTGACGTAGTTCTACTCTATCGTTTTTTCTGAGCGATCGCCCAAGGCAGGTGCTGGGCCAAGACATCCAGCCGCGAGCAGTGCCAGTAGTCGATGTGGGCAGAAATCTTGCCGTCGGCATTGAGATGGAGTTCGCTCCAACCGTTGATGTGAATGCGGGGTTGCCAGGGTAGCGGGGTTGTCCAGCTCAGCGTCCAGTCGGTACGAATGCGATCGCCCTCTTGATTGATCTGATGCAGATCGAGCTGGGGCTCCCGAAACCAGGTTTGGATGAAGCCAATCATCTGCCGATAGCGATCGCACCCGCGAAATTCGTTCATCGGGTCTTTGAACCGCACATCGTCGGCGTAGATCGAGTAGGTTTGGTCGTGGGGAAAGCGACGGTAGTCGTCCCGCAACAGGTCTAAGATATCGGTGGATGGCGGTGAGGTCATGATCCCAATGGAGGAGATGGAGCGTAGCCCATAGCATCGCGCACGCGGTTGAGGGTGATATGGGCGATGGCGCTGGCCTGGTCTCGCCCTTGGGCTAAAACGGAGTCGAGGTAGCTGGGGTCGTCCATGATCTCAGCATAGCGATCTTGGATGGGTTTTAGGGCAGCGATCGCTGTCTCGGTCAACAGGGGTTTGAACTGCCCCCAGCCCATGTCGCGACATTCGGCGGCCACAGCTTCCTTGGTTTGCCCGGAGAGCAGCATATAGAGCGTTAGCAGGTTGTGGCACTCGGGGCGATCGGGGTTGTCAAACTCTAGACCGCGCACCGGATCGGTTTTGCACTTTTTCACCTTTTTCTGGATCTCCTCGGGGGAGTCCAGCAGGTTAATGCGACTGAGGTCGGAAGGGTCGGACTTCGACATCTTGCGGGTGCCATCGGTGAGGCTCATCACCCTTGCGCCTTCCTTGCGGATCAGCGGCTCGGGAATTTTCAGCACCGGCGCTTCCTCGTTGCCAAATTGGTAGTTCATGCGGGCGGCGATGTCGCGGGTGAGTTCTAAATGCTGCTTTTGGTCTTCGCCCACGGGCACCTTGTCGGCATCGTAGAGCAAAATATCCGCCGCCATCAGGACGGGATACATCAGCAAACCTGCGCCCACATTCTCGCCTTGGCGAATGGCTTTTTCCTTAAACTGCACCATGTCATCCAGCCAGGTGAGGGGAGTGATGCAGCTCAGCAGCCAGGCTAGCTCACTATGGGCCGGCACGTGGGATTGGACGAAAATGCTGGAGGTTTCTAGATCAATGCCACAGGCGAGGTAGAGGGCAGCAATGGTGCGGGTGTCTTGAGCCAGGGTTTTGGGGTCGTGGGGGGCAGTAATCGCGTGTAGATCCACCACGCAGAAAAAGTTCTCGAAGCTATGCTGCTGCTCAACCCAGTTACGAATTGCGCCCAGGTAGTTCCCCAAGTGGGGATTGCCGGTGGGCTGGATGCCTGATAGTACGCGCTGTTTACCCATGGTGCCTGTGTTATCGATCGCCTGCTCAACGTCCCTGTCTTGGAACTGCCTATCCTCTAGCGCGGGGACGCGGATCGGTGAAGAAGAAGGAATCCAAGGGGCGTTGCATTTCTTAATTATTATGACGCAGACTGTTCCCCCTGCTCGTCGCAATTCAAATCTGCAGGCTGCAAATCTCCAGGCTCAGGCTGCCAGCGGTAGCGGCGGAGATTGATGATTCCCGCTTTGCTAAATTCAATGCCTTCCTGCTCCAAGAGCGATCGCTGCCGTTGGTCACTGCCTTGGCGAAAGGGCGATTCCGACACCGCGCCCTTAGCGTTGATCACTCGATGCCATGGAATATCAGAGGCGATCGCCACCCGATAGAGCGCATAGCCCACCAGCCTTGCCTGGCGGGGGTAGTTGGCGAGTTCGGCGACTTGTCCGTAGGTGGCCACCTGTCCGGGTGGAATTTGGCGAACAATGGCGTAGATGCGATCGTAGGCGTTCATGGTGGGCGGTGAAGGGCAGTCTCACTATCGTTCTCACCATCGTAACGTTTAGCTATCGTGCTGCTGGAGCAGACTAAACAGAGGAGTAGGCTGTGATTTACCCTTTAGGGTCACATCCCCTAGGGATTTGCAATGATAGCTGTCTTTAAGGGCATGGTAGATGTGCCGCCCGATGAGGATTTGACCAGATTGGGCCTGGCTGGTGAGCCGAGAAGCCGTGTTGACTGCATCGCCGAGGATGTTAAATTCTCGACGGCCCCGAGGTTCGCCAATTTCAGCGGCAAAGACGGGGCCGTGGGCGATACCAATGTGCAGATCAAGATCAACGGGCTGTCCCTGCACCATGGGTCTAGTGAGGCTGGGAATAATCTGGTCGCGAATGGTTAGGGCCGTGTCGGCGGCGTGAACCATGTCCTGGGTGCGGGAATTGAGCACCCCAAAGTAGATGAGGATATCAGACCCCACAAGGTGATAGGTGACTTTCTGAAGAATGCCCCCCCGCGATCGCACCGCTGCATCAATCATGGAAAACACGGTAGAAAAGGTCGTGCTGATGGCGGCCACCTCCTCTGGAGAGGCGGCATCCACAGCTTCCGGCAAGCCGCCTAGGTTGACGAACATCACCACAGCGTCGGCAAATCTGGGCGCAATTCGGCGCTGAGCGGCGCTTTCTACCAGCAGATGTAGGATAGGCGTGGGGATATAGCTAGAAAGACGATCGACCCGATCCAGAATGTCTCGAATTTCCGCGAGGATGCCTTCAGGGCTGCGATCGAACAAGATCGAACTCGATAATCGTCGCCGATTGAGGGAGATTTCATAGTCGCCTAGCTCGGTTTGGCTGAGGTCGTCGCGCACGAGGCTATAGCCATGGTGATGGGGAGGATCGATGTGAAACGCATCTTCTAGGCGGGCGATCGCTTCCTTGGTCAAACATACACGCCCCACCTGACCAGCACTCTCGGCCTGCTTAGCCTGCTGCACCGTGTTGCCCAGCAGCACATGGGCGACCCGCATCGGCGTGCCAATATCAGCGGTAAGGAATTGACCGGTGTGGATGCCCACCCGCATTCCCAAGGAAAAACATCCTTGGTCGGTTTGAATATGCTTAAAGTGATCCATCGCCCGCTGCATGCGCAGACCCGCCCGCACCGCCTGCTGCGTGTCTACTTGGTGGCGATCGCTTAAAAACTGCACCAGCATGGCATCGCCGGTAAATTCTAAGACCTCCCCCCCGGACTTGCTGACCAGTTCCAGCATTTCAGAAAAATATTGATTGAGTACCTGCAGGAGGGTCACGGCACCCTGCCGCCCCTGGGCTACATTGGCTTCCATGAGGGTGGTGAAGCCTGCCAAGTCGGTAAACAAGAGGGTTCCCTGGTGCCAGCTATGGCGGATGATACCCGGCTGGGGCAGCAGTTCAGATACTTGGCGGGGGGTGTAGTCATGCAAAATATGCTGCAGGGTACGCAGATGCTCAAACACCCGCATGAGGTTGCTGGGGGATGGATCAATCCACACCGAGGCATATAGATCTGCAGGCAAGAGCGCCCGCAAGCGAAATTCGATCTGGGTCAGTGAGAGCGCTGAGTCTGAGATCATCGAGCGTTAAATCCAAGAAGTCGAGCAGAATGCCTAGATGGTAGTGAAGATGCCCCAAAGTCTCCCTAGATCCTAATTTCTGGGTCAGCCATGAAGGTTCAGGATCATTTTTGCTGACCACTGACGGGGTAGCTATGTTATTATGTTGACCGCTAGTCAATTCTAACTGGTTGAGAGTAGGCTAGAAACATAGGCGGATGTGGTGGAATTGGTAGACACGCACGCTTGAGGGGCGTGTGGCGAATGCCTTGCGAGTTCGATTCTCGCCATCCGCATTAATTGAAGCAAGAGTCGTAACCCTGGTGGATAGTCATGGCCTTTGGGGTGATGGTCTGTCACGTCTAAACTTAAGCTTCCCTAAACTAGTGTTCCCTGAGCGAAGCCGTTGGCGTAGCCGCCCCAAAGGGGCTAGGGAGCGGTGGAGGTTTGGCTTCCCTCAGCCAGCGTAGGTCTTGAAGGGAACATGGGATGGGTTTTGGCTTTCTCCCTTCGATAGACGTTTCACGTTGGCGTAGCCTGTCCTCAGGACAAACGGCTTCGCTCGGCCAGCGTAGGTCTTGAAATCGTAGAGGTCTTGAAGGGAACTGTAGCTAGATTCTGGCGAGCGTTTTGCCTGAGAATCATGGCGTGCTATCACTTCAAGCCTCGCATACACTAGGGATGACACAGGCTGGGACGGCGTTTCCCACCTGAGGGTGTCCACCCCTGCATAGGAAGCATGTCTAGAAATGTGCCGCGCTAGGCTAAGCTTTTTAAGCGAGTAGCGCTCATCTGCTTCTAAGCATCACAGGTGTTTCACTACGGATGCAAGAATAGGCACAAGGGTTTTAGAGAGGTTACTGCTGCGATCGCGGCCGTCTCCTGTCAGACTATGGAGGGTTTTCACCCAAACCTGAATTCAGGGCTCATCTCCCCATTGAATGTAGGGCGAACGATGGTAGATCCAATAGACAACATCGCCTACCAAGCTCGACAGGGCAGCGTAGCCGCGATTATCCAAATTTTGAATGAAAAATTGGCGGACTCTGGCGTCAGAGTTCGAGCTGTGTTTGAAGATAATAAGCTACAGCTCTTGTGTGAAGCCGCCACGATCGATCAGCTTGACCAGACGGTGCTGGTTGAACGGGTGAAGAGCATGTTGGAGGCGATGTCTCCTCGCAGTATTCGCCGGGTGAGTATGCACAGCCGCTTGGTGCAAGAGCAGCAGTTGCTGTGGCTCGATGAAATTCGCCGGGAGCCGGATAACCTGCTGTGGTCTCAGGAAATTCGGCTGCGATCGCCTAATCCTATTCAGCGATGGCTGCAAGACATGAAGCACGATCGCTCCTCAACGCGGTCAACCTTGCCTAAGGCAGCCAAGAAATCCGATCAAGGATTTTGGCGGGGCATTGTTGGCGGCATTAGCCTCAGCTTGCTGCTGCTGGTTGTGGGTTGGGCGGTGTCGAAATGGTTAGGGCTAGGCTGGGCCGATCAGGTGCAGACGGTGTTGACGGGAGAGCCGGAGGAGGTTGAGCCGGAGGTTGAGCCGGTTGAAACAGGAGCGAGTGAGCCTGAACCAACCATGCCCCCTGAGCCTCCAGCCTTCGATCCCTTTGCCCAAGCGGTTGACCTAGCTCAGCAAGCGGCCGAGGCTGGCGGTGAAGCTCAGTCTGCGGCAGAATGGCTAGAGCTAGCGGCCCGCTGGCAGCGGGCTGCTGACTTGATGAACCAAGTGGATGTGGACGATCCACGCTATGAAACGGCCCAAAGTCGGGTGCGGCTCTATCAAGAGAATAGTCAAACGGCGTTGGCTGAGGCTGGCAATCGTTAGGCGATCGCTCCCTGGTATCTACACCGGCTGGGATGATGAGTTCCTGTAGGGATAACTCGGTGAAGCCTGCTAGAGTGAGGGATAAATCCCATGCTCTAGGTTTTACGATGAATACGTTAAAAAATGCCTTAAATATTGCTCTCAGTGTAGTTTTGCTGTCCTTTATTGCCCTCAGTCTCTTTCGCATGGTGGCATTTTTGCTGCAAAACCAACAACTGGTCTAGAGTTGAGAGGGTTGATAGAAAACCCTCGAAGACCCTCACCCCAAACCCCTCTCCCAGGACGGTAGAGGGGCTTTGAAAACACCTGAAACCTTTGTGGAAAAAGGGGCTGGGGCATGATAGGGAAAGATTGGTCAGCCAATCAGAAAGTTGAGTTCAGGACATTGGGGGGCGATCGCCCCATGGTTCATTCGGGCTAACGTCTGACGCCCGGATGAAGGTTGGATGCCTGAAGGAATCGTTAATCATGGATGATCACGGCTAAAGGAGATTAACCATCATGGCAGACTTGTTGACGACAGAGGTGAGCGATCGCATCTGTAAACACATGAACGAAGACCATAGCGAGGCGGTGAAACTCTACGCCCAGGTCTTTGGCGGCGTGGCGGATGCGACGGCAGCAGAACTCCTGCGCATTGATCCCACGGGTATGGATCTAACCGCCCAGGTGGCCGAGGATACGGTGCCGGTGCGGGTCACGTTTGACCATACGCTGCAGGATTCAGAAGATGCCCACCAAACGTTGATCGCCATGGTAAAACAGGCGCGATCGCCGCGTCAGGGCGCATAGATTATGGTGCAGCATCCCAGTCCGCCTCTAGCCGATCGCTTACCCTTTCGTACCAAGCTGGCCTACGGTGCCGGTGATTTGGGAACCGCGATCACGGCGAATGTTCTCATCTTCTTTCTGCTGTTTTTCTTTACTGAGGTGGCAGGGTTGCCGCCGGGGTTGGCGGCCTGGGTATTGACCATTGGCAAAATCTCAGATGCCATCAATGACCCGATTATCGGCGTGATGAGCGATCGCACCCAATCGCGCTTGGGGCGTCGCTATCCTTGGATGCTGGCGGGAGCGATTCCCTTTGGGGTGTTCTTTTTTCTCCTGTGGATCGTGCCCCAGTTCAGTGCCGATCCGGCCACCAATCAATGGCTGCTGTTTGCCTACTACGTGACCATCGGCATCTTGTTTCACCTGGCCTATACCACCGTCAACTTGCCCTACACGGCCCTCACGCCTGAACTCACCCAGGACTATAACGAACGGACGAATCTCAATAGCTTTCGCTTTGCCTTTTCCATTGGCGGTAGCATTCTGTCTGTGCTGCTGGTGATTGCCATTAGTGCGGTCACGCCCGATGACCTGCAATATCGCTATCTAATTATCGGCGGTGTCTGTGCGGTGATTGCGGTGCTGCCCATTTTCTGGTGCTTTTTTGGCACCAAGGAGCGGGGGTTGCGATCGCTCAACAATGCCACCACCGCGATGCCCACCACGCCATTTTTTGATCAGGTCAAAATTGCCTTCAGCAATCGACCTTTTCTGTTTGTCATTGGTATCTACCTCTGTTCTTGGCTAGCGGTGCAGGTGACGGCATCCATCCTCAAGTTTTTTGTGGTGAGCTGCCTATTCATGTCGGATCAGGTATCCAATGTGGTGATCCTGGCGGTGCAGGGGACGGCGCTGATTATGCTCTTTGTCTGGAGTGCCGTCAGCGAACGGATTGGCAAACAGGCGGTCTATTTCATCGGCATGAGTCTTTGGTTGATCGCGCAAGTCGGCCTCTTTTTTCTACAGCCGGGGCAGATGGGCTTGATGTATGGACTGGCGATTATGGCAGGCTTTGGGGTGTCAACCGCCTACCTGATTCCCTGGTCGTTGCTGCCGGATGTGATTGAACTGGATGAGCTGAATACCGGCCAGCGGCGGGAGGGCATTTTCTATGCCTTTATGGTGCTGCTGCAAAAGATTGGTCTGGCGGCAGGGCTCTGGGTGGTGGGGCAGGCGCTGGAGTGGTCGGGCTATATCGGCGGTGCGCCAGAACAATCGGAGACGGCCCAGTGGGCCATCCGCATGGCGATCGCTCCTCTGCCTGCTCTATGCCTGCTAGGTGGGATTGTCCTGACCTATTTCTATCCCATTACCCGCGAGGTACATGCCGCCCTGCTGCTGCAGCTCGCAGAACGCCGCAAAACCAGAGAGGAGTAGCGGGTGTGATCGCAGGAGTCGCTTCCCGGATTCTTCTGGGGGGCGATCGCTGTATCCCAGTTCTGTCAGGCTGGGTGCTGCCCGCCCTACTGGAGCCATAACACCAGGGAACGGGTCAGGGACACTCGTGGGAGGCGATCGCTGTATCCCAGTCCCATGCTATATTAGGCGTAGTCGTTACGAGTTCACCTAGATATGGCAAACCCAGCAGTTGAAAACTTAGTGATTATCGGTTCTGGGCCAGCGGGCTATACCGCCGCAATTTATGCGGCAAGGGCCAATCTCAAACCGTTGATGTTTGAGGGATATCAGGTGGGCGGGGTGCCGGGCGGACAGTTGATGACCACCACTGAAGTGGAAAACTTTCCTGGCTTTCCCGACGGCATCACAGGGCCGCACCTGATGGAGAACATGAAAGCTCAGGCGGTGCGCTGGGGAACAGAGCTGGTCACAGAAGATGTCACCGCCGTAGACTTCAGCCAGCGTCCCTTTGTGATTCGTTCTGACGAGCGAGAGGTCTTAGCCCACAGCGTGGTGATCGCGACGGGAGCCACGGCTAAGCGGTTGGGGCTGCCCAGTGAGCATGACTTTTGGAGTCGCGGTATTTCGGCCTGTGCCATTTGCGATGGAGCCACACCCATTTTTAAAGGGGTAGACCTAGCGGTCATTGGTGGGGGCGACTCGGCGGCAGAGGAAGCGGTCTATCTCACCAAGTATGGCTCCCATGTCCATTTACTCGTGCGGCGCGATCACATGCGGGCCAGC
Above is a genomic segment from Leptolyngbya sp. CCY15150 containing:
- a CDS encoding adenylate/guanylate cyclase domain-containing protein; protein product: MISDSALSLTQIEFRLRALLPADLYASVWIDPSPSNLMRVFEHLRTLQHILHDYTPRQVSELLPQPGIIRHSWHQGTLLFTDLAGFTTLMEANVAQGRQGAVTLLQVLNQYFSEMLELVSKSGGEVLEFTGDAMLVQFLSDRHQVDTQQAVRAGLRMQRAMDHFKHIQTDQGCFSLGMRVGIHTGQFLTADIGTPMRVAHVLLGNTVQQAKQAESAGQVGRVCLTKEAIARLEDAFHIDPPHHHGYSLVRDDLSQTELGDYEISLNRRRLSSSILFDRSPEGILAEIRDILDRVDRLSSYIPTPILHLLVESAAQRRIAPRFADAVVMFVNLGGLPEAVDAASPEEVAAISTTFSTVFSMIDAAVRSRGGILQKVTYHLVGSDILIYFGVLNSRTQDMVHAADTALTIRDQIIPSLTRPMVQGQPVDLDLHIGIAHGPVFAAEIGEPRGRREFNILGDAVNTASRLTSQAQSGQILIGRHIYHALKDSYHCKSLGDVTLKGKSQPTPLFSLLQQHDS
- a CDS encoding methylated-DNA--[protein]-cysteine S-methyltransferase, with amino-acid sequence MNAYDRIYAIVRQIPPGQVATYGQVAELANYPRQARLVGYALYRVAIASDIPWHRVINAKGAVSESPFRQGSDQRQRSLLEQEGIEFSKAGIINLRRYRWQPEPGDLQPADLNCDEQGEQSAS
- a CDS encoding DUF2358 domain-containing protein; this translates as MTSPPSTDILDLLRDDYRRFPHDQTYSIYADDVRFKDPMNEFRGCDRYRQMIGFIQTWFREPQLDLHQINQEGDRIRTDWTLSWTTPLPWQPRIHINGWSELHLNADGKISAHIDYWHCSRLDVLAQHLPWAIAQKKR
- a CDS encoding DUF2470 domain-containing protein, with the translated sequence MADLLTTEVSDRICKHMNEDHSEAVKLYAQVFGGVADATAAELLRIDPTGMDLTAQVAEDTVPVRVTFDHTLQDSEDAHQTLIAMVKQARSPRQGA
- a CDS encoding TRC40/GET3/ArsA family transport-energizing ATPase; protein product: MRVILMTGKGGVGKTSVAAATGLRCAELGYKTLVLSTDPAHSLADSFDLELSHDPTLVRPNLWGAELDALMELEGNWGAVKRYITQVLQARGLEGVEAEELAILPGMDEIFSLVRMKRHYDEGEFDVLIIDSAPTGTALRLLSLPEVAGWYMRRFYKPLQAVSVALRPLVEPFFRPIAGFSLPNQEVMDAPYEFYEQIEALEKVLTDNTKTSVRLVTNPEKMVIKESLRAHAYLSLYNVATDMVVANRIIPDEVTDPFFKRWKENQEQYRREIHDNFHPLPVKEVPLYSEEMCGLEALDRLKETIYGSEDPTQVYYKETTLRVVQEENQYSLEVYLPGIPKDKVDLSKTGDELNIRIGNHRRNLVLPQALAALKPSGAKMEDDYLKIRFSS
- the trpS gene encoding tryptophan--tRNA ligase, with translation MGKQRVLSGIQPTGNPHLGNYLGAIRNWVEQQHSFENFFCVVDLHAITAPHDPKTLAQDTRTIAALYLACGIDLETSSIFVQSHVPAHSELAWLLSCITPLTWLDDMVQFKEKAIRQGENVGAGLLMYPVLMAADILLYDADKVPVGEDQKQHLELTRDIAARMNYQFGNEEAPVLKIPEPLIRKEGARVMSLTDGTRKMSKSDPSDLSRINLLDSPEEIQKKVKKCKTDPVRGLEFDNPDRPECHNLLTLYMLLSGQTKEAVAAECRDMGWGQFKPLLTETAIAALKPIQDRYAEIMDDPSYLDSVLAQGRDQASAIAHITLNRVRDAMGYAPSPPLGS
- a CDS encoding MFS transporter; protein product: MVQHPSPPLADRLPFRTKLAYGAGDLGTAITANVLIFFLLFFFTEVAGLPPGLAAWVLTIGKISDAINDPIIGVMSDRTQSRLGRRYPWMLAGAIPFGVFFFLLWIVPQFSADPATNQWLLFAYYVTIGILFHLAYTTVNLPYTALTPELTQDYNERTNLNSFRFAFSIGGSILSVLLVIAISAVTPDDLQYRYLIIGGVCAVIAVLPIFWCFFGTKERGLRSLNNATTAMPTTPFFDQVKIAFSNRPFLFVIGIYLCSWLAVQVTASILKFFVVSCLFMSDQVSNVVILAVQGTALIMLFVWSAVSERIGKQAVYFIGMSLWLIAQVGLFFLQPGQMGLMYGLAIMAGFGVSTAYLIPWSLLPDVIELDELNTGQRREGIFYAFMVLLQKIGLAAGLWVVGQALEWSGYIGGAPEQSETAQWAIRMAIAPLPALCLLGGIVLTYFYPITREVHAALLLQLAERRKTREE